The Tistrella mobilis genome window below encodes:
- the rpsK gene encoding 30S ribosomal protein S11: MAKDTGARLRRRDRKNITSGVAHVNASFNNTMITITDVQGNTISWSSSGTMGFKGSRKSTPYAAQVAAEDAGRKAAEHGMRTLDVEVKGPGSGRESALRALQAAGFAITSIRDVTPIPHNGCRPPKRRRV, encoded by the coding sequence ATGGCTAAGGATACGGGTGCGCGTCTGCGCCGCCGCGACCGGAAGAACATCACCTCCGGTGTCGCGCACGTGAACGCGAGCTTCAACAACACCATGATCACCATCACCGACGTTCAGGGGAACACCATCTCCTGGTCGTCGTCGGGGACCATGGGCTTCAAGGGCTCGCGCAAGTCGACCCCCTACGCGGCGCAGGTCGCTGCCGAAGACGCCGGCCGCAAGGCCGCCGAACACGGCATGCGCACCCTCGACGTCGAGGTGAAGGGCCCGGGTTCGGGCCGCGAGTCGGCTCTGCGCGCCCTTCAGGCGGCCGGCTTCGCGATCACGTCCATCCGCGACGTGACCCCCATCCCGCACAACGGCTGCCGCCCGCCCAAGCGGCGCCGCGTCTGA
- a CDS encoding DNA-directed RNA polymerase subunit alpha: MIHKNWQDLIKPNKLEIEPGANPSRQATVVAEPLERGFGMTLGNALRRVLLSSLQGAAVTAIKIDGVLHEFSSVPGVREDVTDIVLNVKTMALTMHADGPKRMALKATGPCEVKASMIQTGPDIGILDPDLVLCTLDEGAVLNMEFVVNTGKGYVPASANRPEDAPIGLIPVDALFSPIKKVSYKVENSRVGSYTDYDRLSLYVETNGAITPEDSIALAARILQDQFQLFINFEEPEMPTEREEQDELPFNPNLLRKVEELELSVRSANCLKNDNIVYIGDLVQKTEAEMLRTPNFGRKSLNEIKEVLSSMGLKLGMQISNWPPENIEELAKKLEEPY, encoded by the coding sequence GTGATCCATAAGAATTGGCAGGACCTGATTAAGCCGAACAAGCTCGAGATCGAGCCCGGCGCCAATCCGTCCCGTCAGGCGACCGTGGTTGCCGAGCCGCTTGAGCGCGGCTTCGGCATGACGCTCGGCAATGCCCTCCGCCGGGTGCTGCTGTCGTCGCTCCAGGGCGCCGCTGTGACCGCCATCAAGATCGACGGCGTTCTGCATGAGTTCTCGTCCGTCCCCGGCGTGCGCGAGGACGTGACCGACATCGTGCTGAACGTGAAGACCATGGCGCTGACCATGCATGCCGATGGCCCCAAGCGCATGGCGCTGAAGGCGACCGGCCCCTGCGAGGTGAAGGCGTCGATGATCCAGACCGGGCCCGATATCGGGATCCTGGATCCGGATCTGGTGCTCTGCACCCTCGACGAGGGCGCGGTGCTGAACATGGAATTCGTCGTCAACACGGGTAAGGGCTACGTCCCGGCCTCGGCCAACCGGCCCGAGGACGCGCCGATCGGTCTGATCCCCGTCGACGCCCTGTTCAGCCCGATCAAGAAGGTGTCGTACAAGGTCGAGAACAGCCGCGTCGGTTCCTACACCGACTACGACCGTCTCTCGCTCTATGTCGAGACCAACGGCGCCATCACGCCGGAAGACTCGATCGCGCTGGCCGCGCGCATCCTGCAGGACCAGTTCCAGCTCTTCATCAACTTCGAAGAGCCGGAAATGCCGACGGAGCGCGAGGAGCAGGACGAACTGCCGTTCAACCCCAACCTCCTCCGCAAGGTCGAGGAGCTGGAGCTGTCGGTGCGTTCGGCGAATTGCCTGAAGAACGACAACATCGTCTACATCGGCGACCTGGTCCAGAAGACCGAGGCCGAGATGCTCCGGACGCCGAATTTTGGTCGCAAGTCGCTGAACGAGATCAAGGAGGTTCTGTCCTCCATGGGTCTCAAGCTCGGCATGCAGATCAGCAACTGGCCGCCGGAGAACATCGAAGAGCTGGCGAAGAAGCTCGAAGAGCCGTACTGA
- the rplQ gene encoding 50S ribosomal protein L17: MRHGMNQRKLNRTTAHRKAMLANMAVALLKHEQIKTTLPKAKELRPVVERLITLGKRGDLHARRQAASRLPDGVIVQKLFGELAERYQARAGGYTRVLKAGFRYGDAAPMAIIELVDRNLAAKGQDSGPKQVAEDDAED, encoded by the coding sequence ATGCGTCATGGCATGAACCAGCGCAAGCTGAACCGCACCACCGCCCACCGCAAGGCGATGCTCGCGAACATGGCGGTCGCGCTGCTGAAGCACGAGCAGATCAAGACCACGCTGCCGAAGGCGAAGGAACTGCGCCCGGTGGTGGAGCGTCTGATCACCCTCGGCAAGCGCGGCGACCTTCACGCCCGCCGTCAGGCCGCGTCGCGCCTGCCCGACGGCGTGATCGTGCAGAAGCTGTTCGGCGAGCTGGCCGAGCGCTACCAGGCCCGCGCCGGCGGTTACACCCGGGTGCTGAAGGCCGGCTTCCGCTATGGCGATGCGGCCCCGATGGCGATCATCGAGCTGGTCGACCGCAACCTCGCCGCCAAGGGTCAGGATTCGGGCCCGAAGCAGGTTGCCGAGGACGACGCCGAGGATTGA